A DNA window from Haliovirga abyssi contains the following coding sequences:
- the yihA gene encoding ribosome biogenesis GTP-binding protein YihA/YsxC: MEIKRADFVKSAVYSKDYPEKTKIELAFVGKSNVGKSSLINSLTNRRKLAKTSKTPGRTQLINFFLINNEFHFVDLPGYGFAKIAKVIKDTWGKIIEDYLTSERNKLVFVLLDIRRTLSEEDANLLRWLEHYDIDYKIIFTKTDKLSNNERFRQLKKIREKMEFSNEDVFFYSSVTREGRDKLLEFIESIK; the protein is encoded by the coding sequence ATGGAAATAAAGAGAGCTGATTTTGTAAAGTCAGCAGTTTATTCAAAAGATTATCCAGAAAAGACAAAAATAGAGTTAGCTTTTGTTGGAAAATCAAATGTTGGGAAATCTTCTTTGATAAATAGTTTAACTAATAGAAGAAAATTAGCCAAAACCAGTAAAACACCAGGAAGAACTCAACTTATTAATTTCTTTTTGATAAATAATGAGTTTCATTTTGTTGATTTACCTGGATATGGTTTTGCCAAAATAGCAAAAGTTATAAAAGATACATGGGGAAAAATAATAGAAGATTATTTGACTTCAGAAAGAAATAAATTAGTTTTTGTATTATTAGATATAAGAAGAACTTTATCAGAAGAGGATGCAAATTTATTAAGATGGTTAGAACATTATGATATTGATTATAAAATAATATTTACTAAAACAGACAAATTGTCAAATAATGAAAGATTTAGACAATTAAAAAAGATTAGGGAAAAAATGGAATTTTCTAATGAGGATGTGTTCTTTTATTCTTCAGTTACAAGAGAAGGAAGAGATAAACTATTAGAATTTATAGAAAGTATAAAATAG